Within the Sulfitobacter sp. JL08 genome, the region GTGATTTCAAGCCCGGTGAACACATGCAGCGTATTCATGTTCCGATCGACCACCGCATGATCGCTGACCCAGCCGCCCATCAGCAGATAGGTGCGCAGCAGCGGCGGCATGCGCATCATTGCCTTTTTGACATCCGGTTTGCGCCGCAGACGGGCCGCGAACCGGAAGACATCGGGCGCCTTGATCCGGGGCAACCAGCGCGGCGGCGCCAGATGGCGGGCCTGCAACATCGCAAATGTATCCAGATAATCCTTGGTTTCGGTACCGGCAAAGGACGAACAGCCAAACAACAGTCCGATCCCGCTCTCGTCGACATAGGTTGTCATGGCCCCCCACGCCACGCGGATGATATCGGGATCACCATAGCCCGGCCGGATACAGAAGCGCCCCAGTTCGGCCATGCGGTGCGGGTAGGCTTCCAGCGCCGTAAGTTCATAATACTGAGCCGAATAGCTGCTTGATATCTCGCGTCCGTTTTGCAGCGGCAACAGCCTGAAACAACAGACAAGTGTTCCTGTCGCCGCTTCGATCACCAGAAAATGCAGGCATCTTTCATCAAAAATATCGCAATCCAGCCCGTCATCATTTGCGGACCGGAACGCTTGCGCACGCAGGGATTGGGCGGCAATCAGATCGGCCTGACATGCGGCCTGACGGATCAGGTATTTACCACGCAACCACAGCTGACGCGGCATCCCGACGTCCCCGCCCTAGCCGCCGAATCCGCCGGTGCCGATCTGGCCGATATTTCCAAGCAGTTGCCGGATAAAGGTTTTGCCTTCGGTCGAACTGCTGGTGACACGCCGGCTCAGGACAACCGGGCGACCG harbors:
- a CDS encoding GNAT family N-acetyltransferase, producing the protein MPRQLWLRGKYLIRQAACQADLIAAQSLRAQAFRSANDDGLDCDIFDERCLHFLVIEAATGTLVCCFRLLPLQNGREISSSYSAQYYELTALEAYPHRMAELGRFCIRPGYGDPDIIRVAWGAMTTYVDESGIGLLFGCSSFAGTETKDYLDTFAMLQARHLAPPRWLPRIKAPDVFRFAARLRRKPDVKKAMMRMPPLLRTYLLMGGWVSDHAVVDRNMNTLHVFTGLEITAIPPARKKLLRAVAGQGSGASGGSIYEKMIGGR